The Brachyhypopomus gauderio isolate BG-103 chromosome 7, BGAUD_0.2, whole genome shotgun sequence genome has a window encoding:
- the LOC143519403 gene encoding uncharacterized protein LOC143519403, with the protein MTDKDTHFESNAQENRQQLESGSTLATCSSAHKPMIYYNPKMTARISPVSRQLEPMKDHAIDITSGQNSSSEDIVEEGVCVPRLKRTRSVIRRLRSLMMKEKVRKRLEMLKNLKQLQDQT; encoded by the exons atgaCTGATAAGGACACACATTTTGAGAGCAATGCTCAAGAGAACAGGCAACAGTTGGAGTCGGGCTCCACTCTGGCTACTTGTTCCTCAGCACACAAACCG ATGATATATTACAATCCTAAGATGACTGCCCGGATCAGCCCTGTATCTCGTCAGTTAGAGCCTATGAAGGATCATGCCATTGACATCACTTCAGGCCAG AATTCATCATCAGAAGACATTGTTGAAGAGGGTGTTTGTGTACCAAGATTAAAAAGGACTAGAAGTGTTATA AGGAGATTGAGGTCATTGATGATGAAGGAAAAAGTGAGGAAGAGGTTGGAAATGTTGAAGAACTTGAAG CAGCTCCAGGACCAGACCTAA